The Euphorbia lathyris chromosome 8, ddEupLath1.1, whole genome shotgun sequence genome has a window encoding:
- the LOC136202548 gene encoding AP-4 complex subunit sigma, with protein MGIRFILMVNKQGQTRLAQYYEWLTLEERRALEGEIVRKCLARTEQQCSFVEHRNYKIVYRRYASLFFLVGVDNDENELAILEFIHLLVETMDRHFGNVCELDIMFHLEKAHFMLEEMVMNGCVVETSKANILAPIQLMDKTS; from the exons atggGGATCAGATTCATATTAATGGTAAACAAGCAGGGACAGACACGCTTAGCTCAATACTACGAATGGCTCACCCTTGAAGAACGCCGTGCCCTCGAGGGTGAAATCGTCCGCAAATGCCTTGCCCGCACCGAACAACAG TGTTCTTTCGTGGAGCACCGCAATTACAAAATTGTTTACAGGCGCTACGCTTCATTATTTTTCCTTGTTGGCGTCGACAATGATGAA AATGAACTTGCAATTCTTGAATTCATACATCTCTTAGTTGAAACCATGGACCGCCATTTCGGCAATGTG TGTGAACTAGACATCATGTTCCATTTAGAAAAGGCACATTTCATGCTAGAGGAGATGGTCATGAATGGCTGTGTTGTTGAGACAAGCAAGGCTAATATCCTGGCCCCCATACAGCTTATGGATAAAACATCATGA
- the LOC136202547 gene encoding glutathione hydrolase 3 gives MEQHSIEYSLLGSGISADQKIKIRKALFFFLAFFAISILGLIYGGDLTFWVARGGSNLKERIKIDNAEIVESEVGVVAADDRRCSVIGADILRQGGHAVDAAVATALCVGVVNPMASGIGGGAFMVVRSSSTLKAQAFDMRETAPLAASQNMYANNIDDKYLGPLSIGVPGEIAGLHEAWLQHGRLAWKKLFQPAIKLAKGGFVVLPYLGIAIAHSAKKIMDDPGLQEVFAPNGKLLQTGDVCYNAELGRSLEAIAEQGPNAFYNGTLGEKLVQDVKKAGGLLTMDDLKSYEVEITDAMTAEVMGYTVYGMPPPSGGTLGMSMVLNILDSYGTPDAAKGNLGLHRLIEALKHMFAIRMNLCDPEFVDIKTYISQMLSPSYAAEIGRKIVDNTTFPPEYYMSRWSQLRDQGTSHFCIVDAQRNAVSMTTTINYGFGAGLLSPSTGIVLNNEMGDFSAPTENTPDMLPPAPANYIEPKKRPLSSMMPIIVTKDNQVVGVLGGSGGMRIIPAVVQVFINHFVLGMEPLTAVQRARVYHQLIPNTVEYENWTVIDGEHIELAEETKISLTEKGHELEAVNGGAIVQLVVQSLQNQNPIVHGRKNGRDSYNDQILHGILTAVCDPRKDGRPAAV, from the exons atgGAGCAACATAGCATAGAATATTCACTTCTGGGTAGTGGAATCTCAGCTGATCAGAAGATTAAGATTCGAAAAGCTCTGTTCTTCTTTCTTGCTTTCTTCGCAATTTCAA TTCTAGGCCTAATATATGGAGGAGATTTAACTTTTTGGGTGGCAAGAGGAGGAAGCAATTTGAAAGAGAGGATTAAGATTGATAATGCTGAAATTGTGGAGTCAGAGGTAGGTGTTGTTGCTGCTGATGACCGGAGATGTTCGGTAATTGGAGCAGACATTCTTCGACAAGGCGGACATGCTGTTGATGCAGCAGTAGCAACAGCATTGTGTGTTGGAGTTGTTAATCCAATGGCAAGTGGAATAGGGGGTGGAGCATTCATGGTTGTTAGGTCTTCTTCAACTCTTAAAGCTCAAGCTTTTGATATGAGAGAAACTGCTCCTTTAGCTGCTTCACAG AATATGTATGCAAACAACATTGATGACAAGTATTTAGGTCCACTATCTATTGGAGTTCCAGGAGAGATTGCTGGCCTTCATGAAGCTTGGTTACAACATGGACGTTTGGCTTGGAAAAAGCTATTCCAGCCTGCCATAAAGCTCGCAAAAGGGGGTTTCGTTGTTCTTCCTTATCTCGGGATAGCCATAGCTCATTCTGCGAAGAAAATCATGGACGACCCTGGATTGCAGGAAGTGTTTGCTCCAAATGGGAAGTTGTTACAAACCGGTGATGTATGCTACAATGCAGAGCTAGGCCGGAGTTTGGAGGCAATCGCGGAACAAGGGCCGAACGCCTTCTATAATGGTACTCTTGGTGAGAAGTTGGTGCAGGATGTTAAAAAGGCGGGTGGGTTATTGACGATGGATGATTTGAAGAGTTATGAAGTGGAGATAACAGATGCCATGACGGCAGAAGTTATGGGTTACACAGTGTATGGAATGCCTCCCCCTTCGGGCGGAACACTCGGGATGTCAATG GTTTTGAACATCTTGGATAGCTATGGAACTCCAGATGCTGCAAAGGGAAATCTCGGTCTCCATCGGTTAATTGAAGCATTGAAACACATGTTTGCTATtcgaatgaacttgtgcgaccccgAATTTGTAGACATAAAAACTTATATATCCCAAATGCTTTCCCCATCCTATGCTGCGGAAATTGGGCGAAAGATAGTAGATAACACTACCTTTCCTCCAGAATACTACATGAGCAG ATGGAGTCAGCTTAGAGATCAAGGAACAAGCCATTTCTGCATCGTTGATGCACAGCGAAATGCTGTATCGATGACTACCACAATAAATTACGGTTTTGGAGCTGGACTGTTGTCTCCTTCAACCGGTATTGTGCTCAACAACGAGATGGGAGACTTCTCTGCACCAACAGAAAATACCCCAGACATGCTTCCTCCTGCTCCAGCAAATTATATTGAACCCAAGAAAAGACCTTTATCTTCTATGATGCCTATAATTGTTACCAAG GATAATCAGGTGGTTGGGGTCTTAGGTGGTAGTGGAGGAATGAGAATCATTCCGGCAGTAGTTCAAGTTTTTATCAACCATTTTGTTTTGGGGATGGAACCTTTAACTGCAGTTCAAAGGGCAAGGGTCTACCACCAG TTAATCCCGAATACTGTTGAGTATGAGAACTGGACTGTTATTGATGGAGAACACATAGAGCTTGCTGAGGAAACAAAAATATCCTTGACAGAAAAAGGGCATGAACTGGAGGCGGTAAATGGAGGAGCCATTGTGCAGCTTGTTGTTCAAAGCCTCCAAAACCAAAACCCTATTGTCCATGGCCGAAAAAACGGGCGAGATTCTTACAATGACCAAATTTTGCATGGAATACTTACTGCAGTATGCGATCCGAGAAAGGATGGAAGACCAGCCGCTGTTTGA